Proteins encoded by one window of Glycine soja cultivar W05 chromosome 15, ASM419377v2, whole genome shotgun sequence:
- the LOC114386208 gene encoding uncharacterized protein LOC114386208 produces MAPYEALYGRRCRTPLCWVDPGESITLEPEVVQQTTEKVKLIQERMRAAQSRKRSYYDRRRKDLEFVVGDHVFLRVTPWTGVGRALKSHKLTPRFIGPFEFLKRVDPVAYQVALPPSLSNLHSVFHISQLRKYVHDPSHVIELDNVQVKENLTFETQPLRIDDRMVKQLRGKEIPLVKVVWGSASGEDATWELEGQMCDAYPTLFDTGEPSHDEFHVRAEET; encoded by the exons ATGGCACCCTACGAGGCATTGTATGGTAGAAGATGTAGGACACCTCTATGTTGGGTAGATCCCGGTGAGAGCATTACCTTAGAACCCGAGGTGGTTCAACAGACCACTGAAAAGGTCAAGTTGATCCAAGAAAGGATGAGAGCAGCCCAAAGTAGGAAAAGGAGCTACTATGATAGGAGAAGAAAGGACCTTGAGTTTGTTGtaggtgatcatgtattcttaaGAGTCACTCCATGGACTGGGGTTGGCAGGGCGTTGAAGTCCCATAAGCTCACACCTAGGTTCATTGGTCCCTTTGAATTCCTAAAGCGTGTCGACCCAGTTGCGTATCAGGTGGCTTTGCCGCCATCTCTCTCAAATCTCCATAGTGTCTTCCATATCTCTCAGCTCAGAAAATATGTCCATGATCCGTCGCACGTGATCGAGTTGGACAATGTCCAAGTGAAAGAGAACTTGACATTTGAAACACAACCACTAAGGATCGATGATCGTATGGTTAAGCAGCTAAGGGGGAAAGAGATTCCCTTGGTCAAAGTAGTATGGGGAAGTGCTTCGGGCGAGGATGCCACCTGGGAACTAGAGGGTCAGATGTGTGATGCATATCCTACCTTATTCGATACCG GTGAGCCATCACATGATGAATTCCATGTTAGAGCTGAAGAGACTTAG
- the LOC114386209 gene encoding uncharacterized protein LOC114386209, which produces MILREIEKIFRVTECQDHQKVLFAAHMLADEAEYWWENTRPRLEGAGGAVVPWGTFRQTFLEKYFPEDVKNRKKMEFLELKQGSMMVAEYAVKFENLVRYFPHYQGEAGERSKCMKFVNDLRPEVKLMVNYHGIHNFAQLTNMCRIFDEDQQEKTAFYRNANASHEKEKKPVTHSRAKPYSAPPGKYDNHSGGHRTSGGHHLAGGSSQPVSRVS; this is translated from the coding sequence ATGATCCTGAGGGAGATTGAGAAGATCTTCCGGGTGACAGAGTGTCAGGACCATCAGAAGGTGTTGTTTGCTGCTCACATGCTAGCAGATGAGGCAGAGTATTGGTGGGAGAACACTCGCCCACGTTTGGAGGGAGCAGGTGGTGCTGTTGTCCCATGGGGGACCTTCAGACAGACTTTTCTGGAGAAGTATTTTCCAGAAGATGTGAAGAATAGGAAGAAGATGGAGTTCCTTGAGCTAAAACAAGGGAGTATGATGGTGGCAGAGTATGCAGTGAAGTTTGAGAACCTTGTAAGGTATTTTCCTCATTATCAGGGGGAAGCTGGGGAGAGGTCCAAATGCATGAAATTTGTCAATGACCTCCGACCAGAAGTAAAGTTGATGGTAAATTATCACGGTATTCACAACTTTGCACAGTTGACCAACATGTGTAGAATCTTTGATGAAGATCAACAAGAGAAGACTGCTTTTTACAGGAATGCCAATGCTAGTcatgagaaagagaagaagcctGTGACTCACAGTCGTGCTAAGCCATATTCTGCCCCTCCTGGGAAATATGATAACCATTCTGGGGGACATAGGACTAGTGGAGGACATCACCTAGCTGGTGGGAGTTCTCAGCCAGTTAGCAGAGTGTCTTAG